In Nonlabens agnitus, the DNA window TGAAAATGTGGGCGAGCACCTTTCCATACAACTGGATGATCGTGCACAAACTATCCACAGACTTTTAGAGGTCGTAGAAATGGAAACCTATGCAGACCGTAAGGTCAAAACTCTTTCTGGTGGTCAAAAGCAACGTGTCGCCATTGCCAAAGCACTGGCGCAACAACCACAACTACTATTGCTTGACGAACCCTTCAGCCACGTGGATAATTTTAGGAAAAACACCTTAAGACGCAGACTTTTCAAACACTTAAAGGATGAAAATATTAGCGCTCTTATCGCAACACATGATCGCGACGATGTGCTTTCATTTACTGATGAAACCATCATTATGAGAGCAGGTCACATCGTAGATCATCGATCTACTAGAGAAGTATACCATGACCCAAAAGACGTTTACGGAGCTACTTTGTTTGATGATATCAACGTGCTGCCGTCTGGTGTGATGTCAAATACAAAAGATCTTTTGTTATATCCACATCAATTAGAGATCGCAAATGCTGGATATGAAAGCTTAGTGGTTAATTCCTATTTCAAAGGCAAATCTTATTTGATTGAATGCAAGTCTGCAGAGCGTACATTTTGGGTGAAATCACAGAAGGAGCTCTCCAATTCTTCAATAGTTTATTTAAAAATCAAGTAGTTAAATCATTTCAGGAACTGGATTTTACAGTTGGGTAGCTTAAAATTGAGCACAGTGTAAAACCGCCGCATGTTTGTCACATCAAACCGACAATCATGAAAAAGCTAATACTGTTTATACTTCTAATTTCAGCCGCTACGACTGCGCAAACAACAATTTCTGGGACCATTACGGATTCAAAGAAGCTGCCATTGATGGGCGTGAACGTCTATCTAGAAGGAACCTATGACGGTGCCATGTCTGATGTTGATGGGAATTTTACCTTCACGACTTCAGAAACTGGAATGGTGATTCTTCTCGCCAGTTTTGTAGGTTATGAGGAGTTTAGACGTGAGGCAGATGTTTCTACCTTAAACAAGGTGACCATATCACTTAGGGAAAGCATGAATGAACTCAATACTGTTGTATTGAGTGCCGGTAGTTTTAGCGCTGGCGACAGTTCAAAAGCTAGCGCTCTAAAACCTCTAGACATCGTCACAACCGCTGGTGCCGTTGGAGATGTTCTGGGCGCATTGCAAACATTACCGGGAACCACGGCAAATCCAGACGATGGTCGCCTCTTCGTTCGAGGTGGTACCGCAGATGAAACCCAGATTTTCATTGACGGGAATCGAGTATTTAGTCCATACATTCCTACGACTGGAAATATACCTACTCGAGGCCGGTTTTCGCCATTTTTATTTGATGGCATCACCTTTTCTACCGGCGGCTATAGCGCAGAGTATGGAGACGCTTTGTCCTCTATTTTACTGCTCAACACCATCAATTTCCCAACCCAAGAAGAAACCGAAGTACAATTGATGAGTGTAGGCTTTGGTGGCGGTAATACTCAAATCTGGGATGACAATAGCTTGAGCGTCAACGCCACGTATATCAATCTAGCGCCTTACAACGATCTTGTACCACAAAACAATCAATTCATTGATCCATATCAAAGCTTCAATGGCGAGGCTGTTTATAGGCACAAAACAGATAAGGGTCTGTTTAAAGCCTACGGCGCCTTTTCATACAGTGATTTTAGCTTGATTCAAGAAGATATTGATATTGAGGATGGATTCTTCTTTGGGTTGCGCAACCGCAATTATTACGGCAATCTCAACTATAACGGCGAACTTTCACAAAGTTGGGATGTGCAGGCGGCCTTGAGTGTTTCAAGAGATCATACCGATTTGAACATTACAACAACTACATTAGAAAATGCAGAAACTGCAGCTCATGCAAAGCTTAAACTTTCCAAGCGCTATAATAATTATTTCAAACTATTCTTTGGAGCAGAACAGTTTGCCATCCATAGTAATGAAAAAGTTTTATTTGAAAACCAACCCTTCCATACAAGGATCAGCCAATACAATACTGGTGCTTTTGCAGAAGCTGAAATCTTTGCGTCTAAAGAACTAGCCTTTAAAATAGGTGGCCGTGCTGATTATTTTAATACGACACAAAAAGCGACCCTATCACCTAGATGGAGTGCCGCTATAAGTTTGAGCGAGAGTTCGCAATTATCTGCAGCCTATGGGATGTTTCACCAGCAAATTGATAATAGTATCCTTCAATACGATTCTAGTTTAGAAACCGAAACAGCCCAACACTACATCCTCAATTTTCTGCACAAGAAAAACAATCGCATGCTGCGTGCCGAGGCTTACTATAAAAAGTACGATCACCTATTGACCTACGACTCTGCCATGCCTAGCTTTGACAGCTCCTACTCCAACGATGGCAATGGATATGCAGCAGGCTTGGATCTTTTCTGGAGAGATGAGCAGTCCATTAAAAACTTAGAATACTGGATAAGCTATTCCTATCTGGATACAGAGCGACTTTATCGCAATTATCCTGAAACCGCAACGCCTGCCTTTGCGACAGACCACAATTTGAGCATCGTGACAAAATACTGGATGGAAGATCTTCAGTCACAAGTGGGGTTCACTTACAACTATTCCAGCGGTAGACCCTTTACAAATGCCAATGAGAACGGATTCCTAAACGACACGGCAGCATCATTCCAAAGCCTAGATTTTAACTGGGCATACCTTATCGATGACCAAAAGATTCTGTATCTATCCATTAGTAATGTATTGGGTCGTGACAACGTCTTTGGGTATCAATACAGCAACACACCAGATGTGCAGGGTCAATTTGACAGACGCACGATAGGTCAGGCCGCAGACCGGTTCATTTTCATCGGCTTCTTCTGGACTATTGGCGGTAAGGATAATCAGCTGGACAATTTGTAATACAGTTCAGATAGGTAAAATGACAGTTGGGTTTGTTTCGCTTTCGCGAAAGCGAAATTACCTAGACATTTGAACTAAACTTATAACAATCAAACCATTATGAAGACTATAGCCACTACTCTATTATTACTATTCACAGCACTAAGCATGGCACAGACACCCTATGAAAAAGCGATGGGCAACGCCTTGGAACTATTAAAAACGGACAACAAGGCGGCCGCTCAACAATTTGAACGCATCTCAAAAGCCGAAAAGGAGAACTGGTTGCCTGCCTATTATGTCGCTCTGGCAAACATCAGAAGTTCCTGGGGACAACACGGCCCAGAAGAAACGCTCGCAACCATGAAACAAGCTCAAGAATACATCACCCTAACCGATCAATTATCTCCCAACAATCCAGAGGTTATGGTACTTCAAGGACTACTCAATACGTGCTGGATCAACTATGATGAATCGATTTATGGAATGAAGCTTTCTGCAGCCACGAGCGCCCTCTATGAAAAGGCTTATGCCATGGCGCCAGACAATCCAAGAGTAGTGAGCAATCGTGCACAGTGGTTGATGGGTAGTGCCCGTTATTTTAATAAAGATGTAACGCCCTATTGCAGTGGCCTAGAAAAAGCTGTTGCTCTATTTGGTGAAGAAACTGCAACTGGCTTTGAACCTTCTTGGGGACTCCAAGGCACCATCGACGCGCAAAAGGATTGTCAATAATCCTAAAAATAAAAGCGCCACATGATTCATGTGGCGCTTACTTATTTCTATATAGATTGTTAGTCCTCTAACGGTTTCATGACAAAAGTGTCCATGAATGCGGTGGTGTAATCACCTTTTACATAAGCAGGCTCGTCCATCAATTGTCTGTGAAATGGAATGGTGGTTTTCACACCTTCAATCACAAACTCATCTAGGGCGCGCTTCATTTTATCAATCGCCTCTTGACGTGTACGTGCAGTAGTTATCAACTTAGCAATCATACTATCATAGTTAGGCGGAATGGAATAGCCCGCATAAACGTGAGTATCCAATCGTACTCCATGACCACCAGGCGCATGAAGTGTGGTGATTTTACCTGGAGATGGTCTAAAGCCATTATATGGATCCTCTGCATTTATACGACATTCAATCGAGTGCAATGCAGGCTCATAATTCTTACCAGAGATTTTGACACCGCTGGCCACTAAAATTTGCTCGCGTATCAAGTCAAAATCGATCACTTGTTCCGTAATAGGGTGCTCTACCTGGATACGGGTATTCATTTCCATAAAGTAGAAGTTGCGGTGTTTATCCACAAGAAATTCTACGGTTCCAGCACCTTCATATGCGATATATTCTGCGGCACGGACAGCTGCTTCTCCCATGTCCTTACGCAACTTTTTAGTCATGAAAGGTGATGGTACTTCTTCAGTCAACTTCTGGTGGCGTCGTTGAACGCTACAGTCGCGTTCACTCAAGTGACATGCTTTACCGAAGCTGTCTCCCACAATTTGGATCTCGATATGTCGCGGCTCTTCAATGAGTTTTTCCATGTACATATCATCATTGCCAAAAGCGGCCTTACTTTCCTGGCGTGCACTTTCCCATGCGGCTTGCAGTTTATCTTCTGACCAGACCGCTCTCATACCTTTACCACCACCACCGGCAGTAGCTTTGAGCATGACAGGATAACCTGTTTCCAGTGCGATTTTCTTACAGGTCTCAAAGTCTGGAATGATACCTTCAGATCCTGGTACGCAAGGTACTCCAGCGACTTTCATGGTAGCTTTGGCGGTTGCCTTATCTCCCATTTTGGCGATCATGTCTGGACTCGCGCCTATAAATTTGATTTTATGCTCATCACAAATGCGAGAAAAATCTGCATTTTCTGACAAGAAACCATATCCTGGATGTATCGCGTCTGCATTTGTAATCTCTGCAGCACTTATAATGTTGGACATTTTTAGGTAGGATAGGTTGCTGGGTGGTGGCCCAATACAAACGGCCTCGTCTGCAAATTTTACGTGGAGACTATCAGCATCTGCCGTAGAATAAACCGCCACGGTCTTGATACCCATTTCTTTACAGGTACGTATAACACGCAATGCGATCTCACCACGATTTGCAATCAATATTTTTTTAAACATAATGTTTGTTTTTAGTGAGTGTGTTTATGGAGATATCGCTTTCGCGAAAGCGTCATCACCACAACATTTACAATCTAGTCTAGCTGTAGAACTAAGATGGGTCTACTAAAAATAATGGCTGGTCAAATTCTACCGGCGACATATCATCGATAAGAACTTTAACGATCGTTCCAGATACCTCACTTTCAATCTCGTTGAATAGTTTCATGGCCTCGATGATACACAAGGTGTCACCAACCTTAACGCTATCGCCTACCTCAACAAAAGTGTCCTTTTCTGGAGAAGGTTTTCTATAGAACGTTCCTATGATAGGAGATTTGACGGTAATGTACTTGTCATCACTTGATGCAGATGCAGCTGGTGCGGCGCTCTCGTTAGACGCTGCAGTAGCAGCTGGAGCTGCGGCTGGTGCAGGTGCTGGAGCGGCCTGCTGTGCCATGGGCTGTTGCATGTAGGTGATGTTAGGCTCATCAGATCCTGTTTTGATGGTGATCTTGATGTCATCCATTTCTAGCTTGACCTCACTGGCGCCTGACTTTGCCACAAATTTGATTAGATTCTGTATTTCCTTAAGTTCCATAAGTTAATGGTTATTATTAATTAGTATTATAGGCCCATTTCAAGAGAATGGATCCCCATGTAAAACCACCACCAAAGGCAGCAAATACAAGGTTATCTCCTTTTTTGAGTTGTTTTTCGTAATCGTTTAGACAAAGTGGTAAGGTGGCACTGGTCGTATTCCCATATTTATGGATGTTCACCATCACCTGATCTTCTGGAAGCTGCACACGTCTGGCCGTGGCATCTATGATGCGCTTATTTGCTTGATGAGGTACAAGCCAGTCAATATCGTTATTAGTAAGGTTGTTTCTTTTTACAATCTGTTCAGACACATCTGCCATATTAGAAACAGCATGTTTGAAAACATTCTTACCATCTTGGTAGACAAAGTGTTGGTTGTTCTTCACCGTATCCAAGCTTGCCGGCATTAGTGAGCCACCAGCCTCGATGCGCAAGAAATCCCTACCGCTACCGTCTGTTCGTAGAATCTCATCTTGAAGCCCAAATCCTTCCTCATTGGGTTCAAAAAGAACCGCGCCACCTGCATCTCCAAAAATGATACACGTGGCGCGGTCTTTATAGTCGATGATGCTGGACATTTTGTCTGCACCAATCAATAACACCTTTTTATATCGCCCAGATTGAATGTAAGCTGCGGCATTGCTCATACCGTAAAGGAAACTGGAGCAAGCAGCCATCAAGTCGTAGGAAAAGGCATTGGTAGCACCTATTTCTGTAGCTACATAAGCCGCAGTTGATGCCACTGGCATATCTGGTGTCGCCGTCGCAACAATTACTAAGTCTATGGTGGAAGGATCTGTGTTAGATTTACCTAAAAGATCCTGTGCTGCTTTTATAGCGAGAAATGAAGATCCTTTATCTGGATCTTTGAGTATGCGACGTTCTTTTATACCTGTGCGAGTGGTGATCCACTCGTCATTGGTATCTACCATGGTTTCCAGGATGGAATTGGTAAGTCTATATTCAGGGACATAAGCGCCTACGGCAGTTATGGCCGCTTTCATATCTATCATACCTTAATTACTAGAAGTATTACTTCAACTTCGAAAGCTACTAAAAAACAAGAAAAAATGACACATTTTCTCGGAAAAACGTGTCATTTTTTATCAAATTCGATATAAAACCGCTAGAAAGCAGTGTTCTCTAAGGTTTTATGTTATGCTTCAGCAACCTCAGTTTTGTCTATAAGGACATTACCTCTATAGTACAATTTACCTTCATGCCAGTGAGCACGGTGGTATAAGTGAGCCTCACCAGTTGTGCTATCAGTTGCGATTTGCGGAACAGATGCTTTGTAGTGCGTTCTTCTTTTGTCTCTTCTCGTTTTCGAGATTTTTCTCTTAGGATGCGCCATGGCTATTAATTATTATCCGTTTTTAATTTTTTTAATGCGTCCCATCTGGGATCAATGTCAATTCCTTCTTCTGACTCGTCAGGACTTGACAATTTCAATTCTTCTAATTTATCCAGAACGTCTGATTCTAAAGAACCATCTTCCAATCCTGGATGTGTTTTTTTAAGTGGTATGAATAAAACAACCATTTCATAAAGGTATTGAGCCACATTCAACTCATATTCCCCATGAGGTAAGATCAAAATATCCTCATTATCATCATTGAAGCGCTCTCCAAATTTTACCACAATATCCATTGTGGCGTCGACAGGCATATCAAAAGGTTCATTAGTAACATCGCAGTTGACATTAATGCTACCTGAACCTACTAAATGAAGGTCCATGAGGGTTGATCTTTTATCCAATTCTACATTAGCAATTACTGCAGCAGAATTAAACTCATCGTATCCAAAACTTTCAAAAAACTCATTATCAAGCTCAAAGGAAAACTCATGTTTACCTTGCTTAAGTCCAGCAAAGGCGATTTTGAATTCTTTGAGTTCCATAATATTCTCTTTTCAAAGAGCGGGCAAAGATAATAAAAGTTATTAAAAAAGCCTTGTTAATATTCTCTGCGTTTTCGAGAGCTAGATTTTAATGGATTTGAGGTCAGTTTGTCATAGCTCATTCTGTTGCGGTATATCGCAACCGCAGCATGTATCGCAGCGATCATAGAACTAGGGTTCGCTTCATTTTTTCCAGCAATATCAAACCCAGTACCATGATCAGGGCTGGTTCTAACATGGCTCAAACCAGCCGTGTAATTAACTCCAGATCCAAAGCTCAAGGTCTTAAAAGGCACCAAGCCTTGGTCGTGGTAACTTGCTAAAATAGCGTCAAAGTTTTTATAGTTGCCGCTGCCAAAAAAGGCATCTGCAGCATACGGGCCAAAAATAATATTACCATCTTCCCTCAATTCTTCCAGCGCAGGAATCAGTTTTTCTTGATCGTCCCTTCCAATGACACCATTATCTCCCACATGTGGGTTGATTCCCAAAACTGCAATTTTTGGTTTTGTGATGCCGAAATCTCTTTTCAGAGACTTTTTAATCGTTCCGATTTTGGATTTTATAAGCTTACCCGTTATTTGGTTAGCTACTTCACTAATAGGTACATGGTCTGTGATTAATCCTACACGAAGGCTCTCAGATATCATAAACATCAAACTCTCGCCTTCCAACTCTTGATTTAAGTAGTCTGTATGTCCGGGAAATTTAAAGTCATCTGACTGAATAGCTTCTTTATGTATAGGCGCAGTCACCAAAACATTGATTTGATTTTCCTTTAAGGCTTCAACCGCAGCTCGCAGACTTTTAATGGCAACCTCGCCAGCCTTTGGGCTAACGGTTCCCCATTCCACAATAAAATCATCTTCCAGCAATCTTACCACATTGATTTTACCTAGAACAACATCATCCAAAGATTTAATGCCGTGAATCTTGTTAGACAAATCAAATTCTTTAAGGTAAAAAGAGAAGAGTCTGGTACTTGCGAAAATGACCGGTGTGTACAGCTCAAGCATCAATGGATCCTCAAATGCTTTTAATATAATCTCACCACCTATCCCATTGGGGTCACCTATACTAATACCTACCTTAATGTTCTTTTGCTTTGCCATGAAGTGAGCGCTTTTCGCTGTATTTTTGAAAGTCTAAAAATAACGGTTTTCAACTACTTATGTTCACAGGAATCATAGAGTCTACTTCAAAAATTATACAGATTGATCAAGATCAGTCCAACGTGCATTTCACACTTGAAAATGACCTCGCGTCAGAATTGAAAGTTGACCAAAGCGTCAGTCATGATGGGGTTTGCTTGACTGTTGTGGAATTATCGGGTAAACGATATAAGGTAACAGCGATCAATGAAACCCTGAAAAAGACCAATTTAGGCACTTGGAAAGTTGGTGATCTGGTAAATATGGAAAGAGCCATGCTTATGAATGCCCGGCTTGATGGTCATATCGTGCAGGGTCATGTGGACCAGATAGCCACCTGCACTGAAAAAAGTGAAGAAAATGGTTCGTGGATTTTCTCATTCGAATATGATCCTGGCTTACATAATGTCACTATTGAGAAAGGCAGTATTTGTATCAACGGTGTTAGCTTAACCGTTGTTAACTCAAGAGAGTCTTCGTTTTCCGTAGCCATTATTCCTTATACTTATGAGAATACGGGCTTTAAACGTCTAGAGGTAGGAAATAAAGTGAATTTGGAGTTCGACGTTATTGGAAAGTATGTCAAGAGACTGATGTCTCTTTAATTTCTTTTGAAATCTTTTACCCTGCTGGAGTAAAGATGCCAAATCCCAATACATATAGCGACTAATACTAATACCAAAATAGACTCATCAATAGGAACAGGGTCTCCTACTGGTGGCGCCAGATTTTTGGGAACTGGTGGCGAATCTGCCGAACCCTGCAACAGGATTGCTGTAACCAAAATGTAAAACTGTATTAGCATTTAATAATTAACTAAGGTCAAAAATAGGGAGTTCTTGTAGTTAAGTACGTAAAAACAGGATTTTTGGTTCGTATATCGTCTTTTGTATGTTATACGTCGTATATGTTAACTAATGTTATCAACATTTTTTAAACAAACACAACTTATCGGCAATTTAACTAATGCTGTTAAAACCAATAACAAAAAAAACCTCGAAATATTACATTCCGAGGTTTTTCTTACACTTTATCCAATTTATTTCATCTTTGAAGCTAATACTAAAGCGTTATAAAGATTTGCCATTTTTCCAGAAACAGTAATTTCATCA includes these proteins:
- a CDS encoding TonB-dependent receptor — protein: MKKLILFILLISAATTAQTTISGTITDSKKLPLMGVNVYLEGTYDGAMSDVDGNFTFTTSETGMVILLASFVGYEEFRREADVSTLNKVTISLRESMNELNTVVLSAGSFSAGDSSKASALKPLDIVTTAGAVGDVLGALQTLPGTTANPDDGRLFVRGGTADETQIFIDGNRVFSPYIPTTGNIPTRGRFSPFLFDGITFSTGGYSAEYGDALSSILLLNTINFPTQEETEVQLMSVGFGGGNTQIWDDNSLSVNATYINLAPYNDLVPQNNQFIDPYQSFNGEAVYRHKTDKGLFKAYGAFSYSDFSLIQEDIDIEDGFFFGLRNRNYYGNLNYNGELSQSWDVQAALSVSRDHTDLNITTTTLENAETAAHAKLKLSKRYNNYFKLFFGAEQFAIHSNEKVLFENQPFHTRISQYNTGAFAEAEIFASKELAFKIGGRADYFNTTQKATLSPRWSAAISLSESSQLSAAYGMFHQQIDNSILQYDSSLETETAQHYILNFLHKKNNRMLRAEAYYKKYDHLLTYDSAMPSFDSSYSNDGNGYAAGLDLFWRDEQSIKNLEYWISYSYLDTERLYRNYPETATPAFATDHNLSIVTKYWMEDLQSQVGFTYNYSSGRPFTNANENGFLNDTAASFQSLDFNWAYLIDDQKILYLSISNVLGRDNVFGYQYSNTPDVQGQFDRRTIGQAADRFIFIGFFWTIGGKDNQLDNL
- a CDS encoding beta-ketoacyl-ACP synthase III, translated to MIDMKAAITAVGAYVPEYRLTNSILETMVDTNDEWITTRTGIKERRILKDPDKGSSFLAIKAAQDLLGKSNTDPSTIDLVIVATATPDMPVASTAAYVATEIGATNAFSYDLMAACSSFLYGMSNAAAYIQSGRYKKVLLIGADKMSSIIDYKDRATCIIFGDAGGAVLFEPNEEGFGLQDEILRTDGSGRDFLRIEAGGSLMPASLDTVKNNQHFVYQDGKNVFKHAVSNMADVSEQIVKRNNLTNNDIDWLVPHQANKRIIDATARRVQLPEDQVMVNIHKYGNTTSATLPLCLNDYEKQLKKGDNLVFAAFGGGFTWGSILLKWAYNTN
- the pdxA gene encoding 4-hydroxythreonine-4-phosphate dehydrogenase PdxA, encoding MAKQKNIKVGISIGDPNGIGGEIILKAFEDPLMLELYTPVIFASTRLFSFYLKEFDLSNKIHGIKSLDDVVLGKINVVRLLEDDFIVEWGTVSPKAGEVAIKSLRAAVEALKENQINVLVTAPIHKEAIQSDDFKFPGHTDYLNQELEGESLMFMISESLRVGLITDHVPISEVANQITGKLIKSKIGTIKKSLKRDFGITKPKIAVLGINPHVGDNGVIGRDDQEKLIPALEELREDGNIIFGPYAADAFFGSGNYKNFDAILASYHDQGLVPFKTLSFGSGVNYTAGLSHVRTSPDHGTGFDIAGKNEANPSSMIAAIHAAVAIYRNRMSYDKLTSNPLKSSSRKRREY
- a CDS encoding ABC transporter ATP-binding protein, translated to MLQLVDIDFAFAKAKTLKNISLQLEQGAVVAVMGESGCGKSTLLNLIYGILQPDTGKILWNGKELLGPDHHLVPGHPMMKYVPQEFDLMPYTTVFENVGEHLSIQLDDRAQTIHRLLEVVEMETYADRKVKTLSGGQKQRVAIAKALAQQPQLLLLDEPFSHVDNFRKNTLRRRLFKHLKDENISALIATHDRDDVLSFTDETIIMRAGHIVDHRSTREVYHDPKDVYGATLFDDINVLPSGVMSNTKDLLLYPHQLEIANAGYESLVVNSYFKGKSYLIECKSAERTFWVKSQKELSNSSIVYLKIK
- the accC gene encoding acetyl-CoA carboxylase biotin carboxylase subunit codes for the protein MFKKILIANRGEIALRVIRTCKEMGIKTVAVYSTADADSLHVKFADEAVCIGPPPSNLSYLKMSNIISAAEITNADAIHPGYGFLSENADFSRICDEHKIKFIGASPDMIAKMGDKATAKATMKVAGVPCVPGSEGIIPDFETCKKIALETGYPVMLKATAGGGGKGMRAVWSEDKLQAAWESARQESKAAFGNDDMYMEKLIEEPRHIEIQIVGDSFGKACHLSERDCSVQRRHQKLTEEVPSPFMTKKLRKDMGEAAVRAAEYIAYEGAGTVEFLVDKHRNFYFMEMNTRIQVEHPITEQVIDFDLIREQILVASGVKISGKNYEPALHSIECRINAEDPYNGFRPSPGKITTLHAPGGHGVRLDTHVYAGYSIPPNYDSMIAKLITTARTRQEAIDKMKRALDEFVIEGVKTTIPFHRQLMDEPAYVKGDYTTAFMDTFVMKPLED
- a CDS encoding YceD family protein, with translation MELKEFKIAFAGLKQGKHEFSFELDNEFFESFGYDEFNSAAVIANVELDKRSTLMDLHLVGSGSINVNCDVTNEPFDMPVDATMDIVVKFGERFNDDNEDILILPHGEYELNVAQYLYEMVVLFIPLKKTHPGLEDGSLESDVLDKLEELKLSSPDESEEGIDIDPRWDALKKLKTDNN
- a CDS encoding riboflavin synthase encodes the protein MFTGIIESTSKIIQIDQDQSNVHFTLENDLASELKVDQSVSHDGVCLTVVELSGKRYKVTAINETLKKTNLGTWKVGDLVNMERAMLMNARLDGHIVQGHVDQIATCTEKSEENGSWIFSFEYDPGLHNVTIEKGSICINGVSLTVVNSRESSFSVAIIPYTYENTGFKRLEVGNKVNLEFDVIGKYVKRLMSL
- the rpmF gene encoding 50S ribosomal protein L32; the encoded protein is MAHPKRKISKTRRDKRRTHYKASVPQIATDSTTGEAHLYHRAHWHEGKLYYRGNVLIDKTEVAEA
- the accB gene encoding acetyl-CoA carboxylase biotin carboxyl carrier protein, with protein sequence MELKEIQNLIKFVAKSGASEVKLEMDDIKITIKTGSDEPNITYMQQPMAQQAAPAPAPAAAPAATAASNESAAPAASASSDDKYITVKSPIIGTFYRKPSPEKDTFVEVGDSVKVGDTLCIIEAMKLFNEIESEVSGTIVKVLIDDMSPVEFDQPLFLVDPS